Proteins from one Bradyrhizobium amphicarpaeae genomic window:
- the ubiG gene encoding bifunctional 2-polyprenyl-6-hydroxyphenol methylase/3-demethylubiquinol 3-O-methyltransferase UbiG: MSMQQDTFATASPQQGSTVDAAEIAKFSKLSAEWWDPNGKMAPLHRINPLRLGYIRDAACRKFERNLRSLNCLGGLRVLDIGCGAGLLCEPLSRLGAQVIGVDPSQSNIAAAKLHADKGHLAIDYRCTTVEEIDPRERFDIVLAMEVVEHVVDVGVFLKRCAAMLKPNGLMVVSTLNRNWKSFALAIVGAEYVLRWLPRGTHEWNKFVTPDELTKYLLDNRLVITEQTGVVYSPFADKWSLSSDMDVNYMVVAEAMV, translated from the coding sequence ATGAGCATGCAGCAAGATACTTTCGCAACCGCAAGCCCGCAGCAGGGCTCGACCGTCGATGCCGCCGAGATCGCCAAATTCTCGAAGCTCTCGGCGGAGTGGTGGGACCCCAACGGCAAGATGGCGCCGCTGCACCGGATCAACCCGCTGCGGCTCGGCTATATCCGCGACGCCGCGTGCCGCAAGTTCGAGCGCAATTTGCGCAGCCTCAACTGCCTCGGCGGCCTGCGCGTGCTCGATATCGGCTGCGGCGCCGGCCTGCTGTGCGAGCCGCTGTCGCGGCTGGGCGCGCAGGTCATCGGCGTCGATCCGTCCCAGAGCAACATCGCCGCGGCTAAGCTGCATGCCGACAAGGGCCATCTTGCGATCGACTACCGCTGCACTACGGTGGAGGAGATCGATCCGCGCGAGCGCTTCGACATCGTGCTGGCGATGGAAGTGGTCGAGCATGTCGTCGATGTGGGAGTCTTCCTGAAGCGTTGCGCCGCGATGCTGAAGCCGAACGGCCTGATGGTGGTCTCGACGCTGAACCGCAACTGGAAGAGCTTCGCGCTCGCCATCGTCGGCGCCGAATACGTCCTGCGCTGGCTGCCGCGCGGCACCCACGAATGGAACAAGTTCGTCACCCCCGACGAGCTGACCAAATATTTGCTCGACAACCGCCTCGTCATCACCGAGCAGACCGGTGTGGTCTACTCGCCCTTCGCCGATAAATGGTCGCTCTCGTCGGACATGGACGTGAACTACATGGTGGTGGCGGAAGCGATGGTGTGA